A window of Leptospira dzoumogneensis genomic DNA:
TATCTCATGTTGGAATTCCTACAAAACTACTCCAATAATTTCTCGCTTAATAACTCATGAACTATACCTGCTCCTGCCATTCCTCCGGAAGCCGCGGCTAGTAAAACGGAATGTGCACCATTCGAGTTGTCTCCGCAGGCATAAACTCCATCTACACTCGTCTTTCCTCTTTCTCCAACTTTATAGAAGCCGAACTGATCCTTTTCGCAGCCAAGTTTTTCTCCGATTGTGGATTTTAAGTTAAAAGGGAAAGTTGGAAGTGCATAAAGACCGTCTCTCTCTATATTTTCACCGTTTTCAAAAGTAATAGCTTGGAGTTTTTCTCCTTCATACACAAAACCTGTGATCTTATCTTCTACGAAACGGATCTTCTTTCTCTCCAATAAGGTCCTCTGCTGTTCCTTGAATTCCGCTTTTCCATTCGTAAAAATAACCAAGTCGGATGCAAGATCGTATATAAGAGGAAGCATATAGAATAAAGTATCTCCGTTCCCGATCAGACCCAGCTTGGAACCTCTAACTTCGAATCCATGGCAATAGGGACAATGGAAGATCGATTTTCCCCAAAGCTCTTTATACCCGGGAACCGATAGATATTTGTCTTCTACCCCGTATGCAAGAATGACTTTTTTGAAATGAAGTAGTTTATCCGAGGATAATTTGGCCGCAAAACCCGATCCTGATCTTTCTACAGAGAGGACACTTCCTTCGAAAAAGCCGATCGTATTATATTTTTCTAAATCTTTTCTTACTAATTTTCTCCATTCTGCAGGATGGATCCCGTCTCTGGTCGGAAAATTATTTAAATGAGAAGAAGCTGCATTCCTAGGACGACTATCATCGCAGACTAGAGCGGTCCTGCTCATTCTTCCCAAAGCCAAGGCTGCGCTGAGTCCTGCAGGACCTCCGCCTATAATTAATACTTCATGATCGAATTTCATTTTTTCCTCCCTCAGGATCTTTAGATGATATTAATTATTTAAATTTTACCATCCTGAAAACTGTAAATACATTTGGTGAAAATTCGGGATTTTTTGGTTTTATTCCGAATTTAGTTGATTTATTGATACTTATTAGGTATCAATAATACATGGATTTATCTAAATTAAGATCTTTTATAGTCGTTGCCGAGGAATTGAATTTTAGGAAGAGCGCTGAAATTTTGGGAATGTCCCAGCCTCCTTTGACTAGATTGATTTCCTCTTTCGAAGAGGAACTTTCCACCAAATTATTCGAAAGATCTACAAGGCATGTAAAACTTACCGGAGCGGGAGTTCATCTACTGAAAGAAGGCAGAGAGATCATTGCAAAAGCGGAAAAAATAGAAAAAGAAGTCCGTTCTATCGGTAAACTCAAAGCAGGAGGGCTCAGTATCGGTTTTTCTACGACTACATTTATGGCGAGTCTGCCCCAGATCATTAATGAGTTCCAGGATCGTTTTCCCAGGATCAAACTACAGCTTCAACAGGAAACTAGGAACAGGATCATCAAAGGTCTAAAATCTGCTCAATTCGATATTTGTTTTTTAGAAGGAGAAGTCTCCGATCCTCGTTTAGAAAAACACCCGGTTCATGACGAGGTCCTCGGCGTGCTTGTTCCTAAAAAACATCCTCTTGCTAAAAGAGAAGAGATAGAATTTAAGGAATTAAAAGAAGAGACAGTCATCTTGCATCCTAAAAAAGATTCGGGAAGTTTTTACGATACCATCTCCCAACTTTTTAAACAAAGCGGGATCAAACCAAAAGTATATATAAAGAATGAAAGAGAAAGTTGTCCGATCTTGGTTGCCACAGGAAAAGGAGTTTCTTTAACGATTTTAGGCGCACAGAATTTTGCGCCTGCAGATACTAAATTTGTTCCGATCAAACAATTGTATTTGCCCGTTTCCGTTTTTTATGTTCCGGAAAATCAAAACCCTTCTTTAAGAACTTTTTTAAGTTTTGTATCCGAAAGTAGTTTTATCAAAAACAAACATGCGGAATGCCTTATGGACGTAATGAGGCTTTAACTTTCGATTTCCTATTCCGTCCAAGCGACTTGGATCTCTCTTGGGCCCACAAACGGAAGCCTTCCGTGAGAAACCGAATAGTTGTCTATATAAAGAATATCATCCTTCTGCCAGGAGAAAATTTGGATATTCTTCCAGAATACACCTATGATCGTTTTGATATCTTTATTAGAAATTTCTGATCCATCCCCGTAGGTAGCGTGAACATCCAGATCCTCAGATTTGCTGAATCCTTTTTTGATGGCAGTCAGTAAGTTTAAGATCAGATAAACTCCGAATCCTCTAAAGGTTTTTTGTCTTTTGAAAACATATTCGTATTCTAATCTCGGAGAATCTATATGAAACGTTTGACTGTGATTATGCCAGGCTTTTGATCCTGAGATCGGATGTTTTCTGACCCCTACTTGAGAATTAATTAATCTTAATTTATTTCCGGGCAGCCATTCATGTTCGAAATCCTGTTTTTTTATCTCCTTCTCCGCTTCTTTTTTATCCGCCGTTTTGAACATTTCGCTCCAAGGTTTCGTTTTCCAAAGACTATAACGGGAAGCTCCCGGACCGTCATAATGACGAATGTATCTGATCCCTTGCTTTTCCACTTTGTCCGAGATATGAGAAGGCATTTCTCTCAAAACGGTTCTTAGATCCGTGATAGGAGTTTCTCCGTTTTTGGAAGGAGCAAGTTTTGCATAAAAGAAAAGTTTTTTAGGAGGTTTATTTAAGAAGCTCATCTCTGCATGCTGCATGATCGGATAAGCGGATGGAAGTTCACTCGCAGTATGAACAAACTTTGTCTTTTTATCTCTGGGAGAAGTTCCCAAATATGCTTCCGAAAGATTGTGATCCAAACCCAAAGCAACCTTCTCGAAATTTTCGGAAGAACCTATATTAAAACCTCTGAATAGAATCGCGCCATAGATCAACAGATCTCTTTGTACTTCCTTATGGTTCTTTTTGATCCAATCGGTTAGATATTTTAGGTCCGCTTTTTCCGGAGAAGAAGGAGAATAAACGATAGGAAGATTCAGACCTTTGATCAGATTTTTGGAAATTTCTTCCGAAGTTTTGGAAGGCCTAATTTTCTTTTTTTCTGCAACTTTTTTGACCAGTGCCTTCTTTTTCCCTGAAGTTCTAACAAGACTAGTAGCGGACATATTGATTCTCCCTAAAAACCATATCAATAAAACGGTCTTCCGGTTTCGATTTGTATATCTAATATATTGGAATAAAAATCGCTATTATGGATAATGATTTATGCGAATGTGCAGTTAATTGTACATTCGTTTAAAATTTGTAGATGGCTTGGAAACTGGATCGACTTGGAGACTTTTCTCACAAAACTTCCTCCAACTTATGAAATTATCCAAATTATTAATCGCAAATCGGGGAGAAGTTTCCATCCGAATTGCAAGAGCTGCCTCAGCGTTGGGAGTTCCTACCATCTCCATATATTCCGAAGATGATTCCAATTCCAGGCATAGATTGGCGACTGATATATCAGTTCCTCTCAAAGGAAGAGGAGCAAAAGTTTATTTGGATCAGGAAGAGATACTTTCTATCGCACTCAGAGAAGGTTGTGATTCTATCCATCCAGGTTATGGATTTTTAAGTGAGAATACTGACTTCGCAAAAAGATGCGAGGATTCTAAGATCAATTTTATAGGCCCTGATCCTAAGACCTTAGAGATCTTAGGAGATAAATTAAAGGCGGTCCTGCTCGCGGAATCCTTAGGAGTTCCTACCTTGCCGGGATTTCGCAAGGTAATCGATCTAAAAGAAGCAAAAGAGTTCTATTCCAAAAACGGAATATTTCT
This region includes:
- a CDS encoding NAD(P)/FAD-dependent oxidoreductase, which produces MKFDHEVLIIGGGPAGLSAALALGRMSRTALVCDDSRPRNAASSHLNNFPTRDGIHPAEWRKLVRKDLEKYNTIGFFEGSVLSVERSGSGFAAKLSSDKLLHFKKVILAYGVEDKYLSVPGYKELWGKSIFHCPYCHGFEVRGSKLGLIGNGDTLFYMLPLIYDLASDLVIFTNGKAEFKEQQRTLLERKKIRFVEDKITGFVYEGEKLQAITFENGENIERDGLYALPTFPFNLKSTIGEKLGCEKDQFGFYKVGERGKTSVDGVYACGDNSNGAHSVLLAAASGGMAGAGIVHELLSEKLLE
- a CDS encoding LysR family transcriptional regulator; its protein translation is MDLSKLRSFIVVAEELNFRKSAEILGMSQPPLTRLISSFEEELSTKLFERSTRHVKLTGAGVHLLKEGREIIAKAEKIEKEVRSIGKLKAGGLSIGFSTTTFMASLPQIINEFQDRFPRIKLQLQQETRNRIIKGLKSAQFDICFLEGEVSDPRLEKHPVHDEVLGVLVPKKHPLAKREEIEFKELKEETVILHPKKDSGSFYDTISQLFKQSGIKPKVYIKNERESCPILVATGKGVSLTILGAQNFAPADTKFVPIKQLYLPVSVFYVPENQNPSLRTFLSFVSESSFIKNKHAECLMDVMRL
- a CDS encoding TauD/TfdA family dioxygenase, yielding MSATSLVRTSGKKKALVKKVAEKKKIRPSKTSEEISKNLIKGLNLPIVYSPSSPEKADLKYLTDWIKKNHKEVQRDLLIYGAILFRGFNIGSSENFEKVALGLDHNLSEAYLGTSPRDKKTKFVHTASELPSAYPIMQHAEMSFLNKPPKKLFFYAKLAPSKNGETPITDLRTVLREMPSHISDKVEKQGIRYIRHYDGPGASRYSLWKTKPWSEMFKTADKKEAEKEIKKQDFEHEWLPGNKLRLINSQVGVRKHPISGSKAWHNHSQTFHIDSPRLEYEYVFKRQKTFRGFGVYLILNLLTAIKKGFSKSEDLDVHATYGDGSEISNKDIKTIIGVFWKNIQIFSWQKDDILYIDNYSVSHGRLPFVGPREIQVAWTE